One window of the Shewanella khirikhana genome contains the following:
- a CDS encoding paraquat-inducible protein A: MTTKSKWPQLLLILIALALLIPGLSLPMLSLDGQADKSQFAQTTIELMTDDGDVRGILGSVSAFLGFNQLEGQVEIYQKSRSIIGTITDLFDSGNVLVGILIGTFSVVIPTLKLLSQAVLLFVSGTLARTLKGFIDAIGKWSMADVFVVAIIVSYLAGNAKGQMGELIIMNAQFEPGFWYFTGYCLFAIASNVLMSRRLKSAPETVSQSAI; the protein is encoded by the coding sequence ATGACCACAAAAAGCAAATGGCCACAACTGCTGCTGATCCTGATAGCACTGGCACTACTGATCCCGGGCCTGAGTCTGCCGATGCTGAGCCTCGATGGTCAGGCCGATAAATCCCAGTTTGCCCAAACCACCATAGAGCTGATGACCGACGATGGCGACGTGCGTGGCATCCTCGGTTCGGTATCGGCCTTTTTGGGCTTTAATCAGCTGGAAGGTCAGGTTGAGATTTACCAAAAAAGCCGCAGCATTATCGGTACCATCACTGACCTGTTCGACAGCGGCAACGTGCTGGTAGGCATACTTATTGGCACCTTTTCCGTGGTGATCCCCACCCTGAAGCTTTTGTCCCAGGCCGTGCTGCTGTTTGTATCAGGCACGCTTGCCCGCACTCTTAAAGGCTTTATCGATGCCATCGGCAAATGGAGCATGGCCGATGTGTTTGTGGTGGCAATTATCGTCAGCTACCTTGCCGGCAACGCCAAGGGGCAGATGGGCGAACTTATCATCATGAACGCCCAATTCGAGCCCGGCTTCTGGTACTTCACCGGCTACTGCCTGTTCGCCATCGCCTCCAATGTACTGATGAGCAGAAGGCTAAAGTCAGCGCCTGAGACTGTCAGTCAAAGCGCCATCTAA
- a CDS encoding alanine/glycine:cation symporter family protein → MTADTSFDFAAAAAQFAAFAWGPHMLFLLVGGGLFFLIYSGLAPFRYLKHAIDIVRGKYPEADAAGNISHAGALSSAMAGTVGMGNIGGVALAIVAGGPGAIFWMWISALVGMATKFFTCTLAIMYRGQDETGRVRGGPMYIITHGLGQKWKPLAVFFCLVGLVGNFPLFNTNQLVQILKEYLFLSPGDSGVAVGSGEHFYLELGMGLAIMTLVALVILGGIQRIAAVTIRVVPAMILLYVGCALYVIASHIGEVPMHLWRIVEDAFSVQSVAGGILGTMLTGVKRAAFSNEAGIGTEVMVHGNAKTSEPVKEGLVAMLGPAIDTLLVCTATALIILISGVWEQGGANGISLSSAAFAATMPGVGPYLLLICVSFFAITTIFTQAFYGSQCFAFLFGASRERWYLYLYLLAILFAATNSLTDLVNIIDGAYGLMAIPTMTAALLLAPRVRAAAKDYFRRLRAHGHQLADNEDPVARR, encoded by the coding sequence ATGACTGCCGACACATCGTTCGATTTTGCTGCCGCTGCTGCCCAATTTGCCGCCTTTGCCTGGGGTCCTCACATGCTGTTTCTGTTGGTGGGTGGCGGGCTGTTTTTCCTCATTTATTCAGGGCTTGCGCCATTTCGCTACCTTAAACACGCCATCGATATAGTGCGCGGGAAATACCCCGAAGCCGATGCTGCGGGCAATATCAGCCACGCCGGGGCCCTCTCCAGTGCCATGGCGGGTACCGTGGGCATGGGCAATATTGGCGGAGTGGCGCTGGCGATAGTGGCGGGCGGTCCCGGTGCCATTTTCTGGATGTGGATAAGCGCGCTGGTGGGTATGGCCACCAAGTTTTTTACCTGTACTCTGGCCATTATGTACCGCGGCCAGGATGAAACCGGCCGGGTGCGCGGCGGCCCCATGTATATCATCACCCATGGCCTTGGACAAAAATGGAAGCCGCTGGCGGTGTTCTTTTGTCTGGTGGGGCTGGTGGGTAACTTTCCGCTGTTCAATACCAATCAGCTGGTGCAAATCCTCAAGGAGTATCTGTTTCTCTCCCCTGGCGACAGCGGTGTGGCCGTGGGCAGTGGCGAGCATTTTTATTTAGAGCTTGGCATGGGTCTCGCCATCATGACCTTGGTGGCGTTGGTGATCCTGGGTGGTATTCAACGCATTGCCGCTGTAACGATTCGGGTGGTGCCGGCGATGATTTTGCTCTACGTCGGCTGCGCTTTGTATGTAATAGCGAGCCATATCGGCGAAGTGCCTATGCACCTGTGGCGGATTGTGGAAGATGCCTTTTCGGTACAATCGGTAGCGGGGGGCATTTTGGGCACCATGCTTACCGGCGTGAAACGGGCGGCTTTTTCCAACGAGGCCGGTATTGGCACCGAGGTGATGGTGCACGGCAATGCCAAGACCTCAGAGCCGGTAAAAGAAGGCCTGGTGGCCATGCTCGGCCCGGCGATAGATACCCTGCTGGTGTGTACTGCCACGGCGCTGATTATTCTTATCTCCGGCGTGTGGGAGCAGGGCGGCGCCAACGGCATCAGCCTGTCCAGTGCCGCCTTTGCGGCCACCATGCCCGGGGTAGGGCCTTATCTGCTGCTGATTTGCGTCAGCTTCTTTGCCATTACCACCATCTTCACCCAGGCTTTTTATGGCAGCCAGTGCTTTGCCTTTTTGTTTGGAGCAAGCCGTGAGCGCTGGTATTTGTACCTGTATTTGCTGGCGATTTTGTTCGCTGCCACCAACAGCCTCACCGACTTAGTCAACATCATTGACGGCGCCTACGGCCTGATGGCTATTCCCACCATGACCGCAGCGCTGCTGCTGGCCCCACGGGTACGGGCAGCCGCCAAAGACTACTTCCGTCGCCTGCGCGCCCATGGGCACCAACTGGCAGACAATGAAGACCCGGTGGCCCGGCGCTGA
- a CDS encoding very short patch repair endonuclease, whose amino-acid sequence MKHNRSYNMSRIRGEDTRPEMWLRKRLHALGFRYRLHDKRLPGKPDLVLPKYHSVIFVNGCFWHMHQCRFFQFPASSSTKGRGPQWWREKLIGNRQRDLENIEKCRELGWRVLLLWECALKGRDKLPEPQIIEQITQWLESGSHYLEIPFPAN is encoded by the coding sequence TTGAAGCATAACCGCAGCTACAACATGTCCCGCATTCGGGGTGAAGATACCCGCCCCGAGATGTGGCTGAGGAAACGACTCCATGCATTGGGGTTTCGCTATCGGCTGCACGACAAACGTTTACCTGGGAAGCCGGATCTGGTTCTCCCCAAATACCATTCCGTGATCTTTGTAAACGGCTGCTTCTGGCATATGCACCAATGCCGTTTCTTTCAATTCCCTGCATCTTCCTCCACCAAAGGCCGTGGGCCGCAGTGGTGGCGGGAGAAGCTGATTGGCAATCGTCAGCGGGATCTTGAGAATATCGAAAAGTGCCGGGAGCTTGGTTGGCGCGTGCTGCTGTTGTGGGAGTGTGCGCTCAAGGGGAGGGATAAGTTGCCAGAACCGCAGATCATCGAGCAAATCACCCAGTGGCTGGAGTCCGGAAGTCACTATTTGGAAATACCTTTCCCCGCCAATTAG
- the yjjG gene encoding pyrimidine 5'-nucleotidase: MSNCSPLSFDWVLFDADETLFHFDAFAGLQRLFARFEVEFDKAHFQEYQQVNKPLWLEYQEGRISAKTLQEQRFALWGERLGVAPGELNSGFLQAMADICAPLPGVPELLESLKGRYRLGIITNGFTELQRIRLERTGFADHFELLVISEEVGLAKPDKAIFDHALDAMGNPARERVLMVGDTLSSDIQGGLNAGLRTCWYNPDGKAADPATVPHLEVRCHSDLKAFLAP; the protein is encoded by the coding sequence ATGTCCAACTGCTCACCACTCAGCTTTGACTGGGTGTTATTCGATGCCGATGAAACCCTGTTCCACTTTGATGCCTTTGCCGGCCTGCAGCGCTTGTTTGCCCGTTTTGAGGTGGAATTCGATAAGGCGCATTTCCAGGAATATCAGCAGGTAAATAAGCCCTTGTGGCTTGAGTATCAGGAAGGGCGGATCAGTGCCAAAACCCTGCAGGAGCAGCGTTTTGCCCTGTGGGGTGAGCGGCTTGGGGTGGCACCGGGCGAGCTTAATTCGGGCTTTTTACAGGCGATGGCTGATATCTGCGCCCCCTTGCCCGGAGTGCCGGAACTGCTTGAAAGTCTGAAAGGCCGCTACCGGCTTGGCATTATCACCAATGGCTTTACCGAACTGCAGCGCATTCGGCTCGAGCGCACCGGCTTTGCCGATCACTTTGAACTCTTGGTGATTTCCGAAGAAGTTGGCCTGGCCAAACCCGATAAGGCGATTTTCGACCATGCGCTCGATGCCATGGGCAACCCTGCCCGCGAACGGGTGCTGATGGTGGGCGATACCCTGTCGAGCGATATTCAGGGGGGCCTCAATGCCGGGCTACGTACCTGCTGGTACAACCCCGATGGCAAGGCGGCTGACCCGGCTACAGTGCCGCATTTGGAAGTGCGTTGCCACTCAGATCTAAAGGCCTTTTTGGCTCCCTGA
- a CDS encoding MFS transporter, which yields MDITRRQFSQSFTFLMFSKAFERLGYYAMRAILVLYLVDVANGPGWQHADALELYATFTIVVLACQLLGGLLADLLLGTRKVLLLGAAALLLGNALLATGEAAVVYPGVGLIALGSGCSASSHLALIGQLFCERQEKLDSALILNSFLINLAAMLSGILVGIAISQYSWSGGFLFAALAQLLSLGCILFILGKLPAVTGARSLDADASDWPKRDLLWIIAVLAVGALSMFVGDLHLDGLQADSLLISNGSIIVMALALIFFGPLFWFKPSASIPKLLLIVALYILAYFCSGLISDPDSAMVWLFVVAAGLVQALLYPLAMSVLLQRANPKYLTTTLAVAAMLLSA from the coding sequence ATGGACATTACCCGCAGGCAGTTTTCACAAAGCTTTACTTTTCTTATGTTTTCCAAGGCCTTTGAGCGGCTTGGCTACTATGCCATGCGGGCCATTTTGGTGTTGTATCTGGTCGATGTTGCCAATGGTCCCGGTTGGCAGCATGCCGATGCTCTGGAGCTTTACGCCACCTTTACCATCGTGGTTTTGGCGTGTCAGCTGCTGGGTGGCTTGCTCGCTGACTTGTTGCTGGGCACTCGAAAAGTGTTGTTACTTGGCGCGGCGGCACTGCTGCTGGGAAATGCCTTGCTGGCCACGGGTGAGGCGGCCGTGGTTTACCCGGGCGTCGGGCTGATTGCGCTGGGCAGTGGCTGCTCTGCCTCCAGCCATTTGGCATTGATCGGACAGCTGTTTTGCGAGCGACAGGAAAAGCTGGATAGTGCTCTGATATTGAACAGCTTTTTAATTAATCTCGCCGCTATGCTCAGTGGCATTTTGGTGGGTATCGCTATCAGCCAATACAGTTGGAGTGGCGGCTTCCTGTTTGCTGCTCTGGCTCAGCTGCTGAGTCTGGGTTGTATTCTGTTTATCTTGGGTAAATTGCCGGCGGTGACTGGTGCCAGAAGCCTGGACGCAGATGCCAGCGACTGGCCAAAACGGGATTTGCTGTGGATTATTGCCGTTCTGGCGGTGGGTGCGCTGAGTATGTTTGTTGGCGATTTGCATTTGGACGGTTTGCAGGCCGATTCTTTGCTTATCAGCAATGGGTCGATAATCGTGATGGCGTTGGCGCTGATATTCTTCGGGCCACTATTTTGGTTTAAGCCCAGCGCCTCTATCCCAAAATTGTTGCTGATAGTGGCGCTCTATATTCTGGCCTATTTTTGCAGTGGCCTTATCAGCGACCCTGACAGTGCCATGGTGTGGCTGTTTGTGGTTGCGGCGGGCCTGGTGCAGGCACTGTTGTACCCGCTGGCGATGTCGGTCTTGCTGCAAAGGGCAAACCCCAAATATCTCACCACAACCCTTGCCGTCGCGGCTATGCTGTTGTCTGCATAA